In Gemmatimonadota bacterium, the DNA window CGTTCGCATGAGCACGGTGGGGAATTTACCATGCGCTCGAGGCAGGTAGATATCGGCAGAGAGATTGATATCATCTCGCATGGGCACTTTTACGTCTAATTGCATGTTGACGTCGTAGTTGGTTTGCATAGAAAACTCCAATAGTGGAGATAGAGGTTAAATGAGCACCGGCCCCTGTGTATTACGCCAGTCCATTTTAATGCGATCCACACTGCCATCTGGATGGGTAATGTGCGTGTTCCAGGTCCACGGCGGGTGATTCTGGAGGTGACGCCAGCGGTGTGAAATAATGTAAAACGCCACAACGGCAAAATCAAGTTGCATTCTCTAAAATACATAATGTTAATTTTCATAACCGCCCTTTATGGACGCTGATAAACTAATATCGTAATTATATCTCTCTGCTTACCTCGAGTACACAACAAAAGCCCGTCAATCGGTGATGATCGACGGGCTTTTTATTTTTTGTGGTTGCCCCTCAGGGATTCGAACCCCGATACCTGGAACCAAAATCCAGTGTCTTGCCATTAGACGAAGGGGCAATACTATGTCGAGGGCTAAATATAAATTTTTAGCCGATTACAGGCAACTTACTTTTTAGAAATCAGCGATCAGCGGACAGCTAAACCTTCTGGATCGCGGCTCAACTTCATACCGCGATGACGGTTGTTACCACTTCCCACTTCAAATTTCTTACTTCCCACTTCTCATCCTCGCCCATGTGTCGCGCAAGGTAATCGTTCGGTTTAATACGAGTTTTTCATCTGATGAGTCTGTATCGACACAGAAATAGCCCAGGCGCTCGAATTGGACCACGCTGCCAACTTCTGCCCCTTTCATGCTTGGCTCGACATAACATACAGGACGCACTTCCAGTGAGTTGGGGTTTAAGTTGTCTGTGAAATCCTGTCCATCTTCGGTTCGGGTGGGGTTTTCCGTCATGAATAGCCGGTCAAATAATCGGACTTCGGCTTTCAATGCGTGTTTGGCTGATACCCAGTGCAATGTCGAGCGAACCCTGCGTTTATCGGGTGTTGTGCCGCCGCGGCTTTCGGGATCCCAGGTGCAGCGGAGTTCGATCACATTGCCGTCGTCATCTTTTATTGCTTCCTGACAGGTGATATAACACGCCGCGCGCAATCGCACTTCGCGTCCAGGTGCAAGGCGGTAAAATTTGCGGGGAGGATCTTCCATGAAATCTTCCCGCTCGATGTACAATTCCCGCGAAAAAGGCACGGGGCGCGTGCCGGTATCGGGGTCTTCGGGATTGATCATCGCTTCAAATGTCTCTTCTTCGTCTTCGGGATAGTTTTCAATGACCACTTTTAAGGGGTCAATCACGCCCATTACCCGGGGCGCGACTTTGTTCAGGTGTTCGCGAATATAGAATTCAAACAAATCTATTTCCGCGGTTGTATCCCGCCGGTTCATTCCCACGCGCCAGATGAAATTTTTAATGGCTTGCGGCGGTATCCCGCGTCGTCGCATTCCCGAAAGCGTGGGCATGCGCGGGTCTTCCCATCCGTTTACGAGACCGCGCTCGACCAGTTGGGTCAACATGCGCTTGCTGGTCAATGTGTAGGTGATATTCAACCGCGCAAATTCAATTTGCTGCGATGGGAAAATTTCCAATTGCTGGATGTACCAATCGTACAGGGGGCGGTGTTCTGCAAATTCGATGCTGCACAGCGAGTGCGTGACTTGCTCTATGGCGTCGGATTGCCCGTGTGCCCAATCGTACATTGGATAAATACACCATTTGTCGCCTGTGCGATGGTGCGATGTGTGTTTGATCCGATACATGACGGGATCGCGCATGTTCATATTTGGCGATGCCATGTCGGCTTTTGCGCGCAATGTACACGCGCCATCGGGAAGTTCTCCATTTTTCATTCGCGCAAATAGATCGAGATTTTCCGACACGGTGCGATTGCGATAGGGGCTGTTTTTTCCCGGTTCTGTTACTGTGCCTCGGTATTCGCGTATTTCCTGTGGACTCAAGTCGCAAACATAGGCTTTTCCCTGTTGGATGAGTTCCACTGCATAATTGTAGAGTTGGTCAAAATAGTCAGAGGCAAAGTACAATCCGTCGCCCCAATCAAAGCCCATCCATTTCAAATCTTCTTGGATAGATTCGACGTATTCGGTGTCTTCCCGGTCCGGGTTGGTGTCGTCAAACCGGAGATTGCACTGTCCGTCAAATTCCTCGGCGAGACCAAAGTCCAGACAAAAAGCCTTGGCATGGCCGATGTGCAGATAGCCATTTGGCTCTGGGGGAAAGCGCGTTACGATTTTTTTGTGTTTGCCATTTTTTACGTCTTCGCGAACAATTTCACGGATAAAATCCGTTGGTGTGTCTTCGGTTGTTGCCATTTTTAGACCTTTTGGGTTGTTAGTTGTTAGTCTTTAGCTTTTTTATTTCACACTTCACCTGTTCTACGACCTGATCCAGAGGCACATCTGTGCGATCATTTTCGTGTCGCAATTTCATCTCTATCTGTCCATTTGCCAGGCCGCGCGATCCCACGGTCAACCGTATTGGTATGCCGATTAAATCTGCATCGTTGAATTTTACGCCTGCGCGTTCATCGCGGTCGTCGAGCAATACATCCAGTCCAGTAGCCTTTAGTTGCCCGTACAATTTTTCGGCAGCTTCCAGTTCTCCTGCGGGTTTTCTGCCCGTCAGGACTACGATTTGCACCTCAAAGGGCGCGACCGATATTGGCCAGATAATGCCGTGGTCATCGTGATGGGCTTCGATAATACACGCCAATAATCGGCCCACGCCAATGCCGTAACATCCCATGAAGAGGGGCTGCATTTTACCGTTTTCATCCAGGACCTTCGCGCCCATGCTGTCGCTGTATTTTGTGCCGAGTTTGAAAATATTACCCACTTCAATGCCGCGCGTGCTGTCGAGCGGGGTTTCGCATACTGGACAGGGCATGCCTTTTTCTACGGCGATGAGGTCTGTGACGATATCGGGATCAAAATCGCGTCCCACATTGACGTTTAAGTAGTGATATCCTTCCTCATTCGCGCCCGATACAAAATTTGTCCCTTTTGCAATGGCTTCATCTACGACTACGATTGCATTTTTCACGGCCATTGGCGACGCATATCCAGGGACTGCGCCCACTGCGGTGATTTCCTCGTCTGTTGCTGGGCGCAATGCCTGCGCCTTTACTACGTTGGCGAGCTTGGTTTCATTTAATTCTCGATCGCCGCGCAATACTGCAAAAATAAATTTTTCTTCGCCGCTTATTGTGCCGATTAAAAATACGGCTTTGGCTGTCTCGCTCTGCGGTACGTTCAAAAACGACGCGACTTCTTCAATGGTTTTGCAATTGGGGGTCGCCACTTTTTGCAGGGGTTTTTCACTTCCCGCTTCGATGGCTTCCCTCTTATATGTCGCTACCTGTCGATTGGCCTGATAACCGCAGGCATCGCATAAGAGCAGGGTGTCTTCGCCGCCCGGGTTTAAGTACATAAATTCATGCGCTTCTGTTCCACCCATCATTCCCGGGTCGCTTTCTACTGAGATGACGTGGTCTCCCAATCCCGCGCGCTCAAATATCCGCTGATATGCCTCGTACATGCGCGGATAATACGCATCTAAACTCGCCTGGTCGATGTGAAAGCTGTACCCGTCTTTCATCGTAAATTCGCGTACGCGAATCAATCCACCGCGGCTGCGCGGCTCGTCGCGGAATTTGGTCTGAAGCTGAAACGCGCTCAAGGGCAATTGTCGGTAGCTCTGTACCATGTGACGCGCCAGGTCGGTTACGGCTTCTTCGTGCGTCATTGCCAAACACATGTCGCGGTCTGCGCGGTCTTTCATGCGCATCATTTCCTGGCCCACATCGTTCCACCGTCCACTCTCGTGCCAGATTTCCGCAGGTTGTACCACGGGCATCGAAATTTCAAAGCAATCTGCGCGTTCCATTTCTTCGCGCAAAATCTGTTCGATGTTCCGCTTCACGCGCAGTCCCAGCGGTAAGAAGCTAAAGATTCCCGATGCGAGAGGACGAATTAGCCCCGCGCGCAAAGCCAACTGGTGACTGATGGCTTCTGCATCTGCGGGCACCTCGCGCAGGGTTTGTGTCAATAATTGAGAGTAACGCATTTCTATTCCTTTAGAAAATTCTCGGGAAAATATAAACAAAATACGGGAATTAGAGCCAAATATTGTGTTTAGTTTGATATTGTGGACGATTTGGCATTGTATAAAGTTTCACGATGGGCGTCCAAGTGCGATTAACAGATCTGGACGATTCGAGCCGATGGCGTCAACTCCCAGATCGATAACACGCTGTATCTCCTCAACCGTGTCGGGGTTCCAGGCGCGGATCAGGAGGCCGTGTGCATGGGCTTTCTGAACGAGCTGGGCGTCAATATTTGGATGGAGGATGTGTATCCCTACCGCTCCCATATCGATAGCCTGTTCACACGCATCAGATGGTGGATTCGACCACAACGCACCCAGTGCCAGGCTCGGATTAAGCTGGCGCGCTTCGCGTAGCCGCTCATGGACAAATGAGGTCAGAAGTACCTCGCTTTCTATATTATTTCGCTCAACCGTCCGGACGACCGGCTCGGCGGTGTCGGGTCCTTTCAGTTCGATCTGAAGAACCACTTTCTCGCGCACCAGGTCTATGACTTCCTGTAGTGTCGGAATGCGCTCTCCTTTACCGGCGTCCAACCGCTTGATTTCCTCTAACGTAAAGTCGGCGACCGCACCCTGTCCATCGGTCGTTCGATCTACGGTGGTATCGTGAATGACGACGAGGTGCTGATCGCGCGTGAGGTGTACGTCAAGCTCGATCTGATCGACGCCGAGATCTATCGCTTTTTGCATGGATAGCAGCGTATTTTCAGGCTCGAGTGCTGCTGCTCCCCGGTGTCCTGTAAGAATCATTTGAGTCCTCTCTTCCATAAATTTATCCGATTTCGACTATCAACCCATCTTCGCCGACCATGACTTCGCCGTCGTATTTTTGGCGAATCTGGTCGCCCATGCGATGCACAGCTTGTAGATCACCCGTGATGTCTTCGATTACCAGATGCTTGATTATCACGCGTTTTACATTGGCTGCGGTCGCGATTTCTGCAATTTCTGGCGGTGTAATATGCCATGATCCCCAGGGTTGGGTCGCCAGGAATTCAGCGGTGCCCGAACATTCTATGGATAATAAATCGGCATTTTGACAGAATGCCGGGAATTCCGCATCGGGATTCCCGTCGCCCGTGATTACGACGCGGTGATCTCTCGTATCGACGCGATAGACGAGCGTGGGGATGCCGCCGTGGTCTGTGAATGTTGCGGATAATTGAAAGTCGTCCGTAGATAGAAATTTGCCTTTTGATCCGATCTCAGTAACTTCGGGATCGAGTACACTGTCGTCTTTGCCATGCCCAATTCGACTTTGAATATCCTGCTCAAAGGGCGGGCGAATGACATGCGATATAAAGTGTTTTGTCCCGACAGGACCATAAATTTGAAGGGGCTTTTTGCGTACTTTCACCCATCCCACAAATACGAGATAGGGGACATCGACGATGTGATCGAAGTGCAGGTGGGTCAAGAATAGTCGATCTATATCTTCGCAATTCACACCTGCGCGCGCCAGGTTTGTACACGCTGACCGACCGCAGTCAAACATCCAGTTTTCATTGCCGATTTGCAATAATTGCGATGGGCCGCCGCGATTCGGGTTGTCCCGCACCGCACCACTGCCGAGCATGATATATCGCATGGTTAGATCCTCTATAACGGTCCGTTGACAGGAAATTCGGGTTTTTGTCGGTTGAGAACGCGCACGATGTCCGCTGCGACCATTGCCATTTTTTGTATTGATTCAGCCGAGTGGCCGGAATAATGGGGCGACAGGAGCACGTTGTCGAGTTCGCACAGGGGATTGTCTGGCGTTGCGGGTTCACTTTCGAAGACGTCGATGATTGCGCCTCCAATTTGTTTGTTTTTCAATGCGGTTACGAGTGCCTGTTCGTCGATAACTGGACCGCGGCTGCAATTGGCGATAATGGTGTGGGGTTGCATGCGGGCGAGTGTGTTGGCATTGATGAGGTGATGCGTGCTGTCGAGGAGAGGGACGTTGAGGCTGATATAGTCCGAGGTAGATAGGAGGTCGTCCAATTCCACGCGGCGCACATTCAGGCGGTTTTCTTCTTCTGGAGGAGGGGGATATTCATCGGTGTAGATAACATTCATTCTGAAGCCGAGGGAGCAAATTTCCGCAAGGCGACGGCCAATGCGACCAAAGCCGATAATGCCCAGGGTTTTGCCGATTAATTCGGGGGCGTGTACGCGGTCTCGGAGTGCCCAGTCGCCAGAGCGGGTCGCGGTATCGGCTTGACCAATTTTGCGCGGCAGGGCGATGAATGACATGGCGATATATTCGGCGACGGCTTCAACGGGGGCGCCGGGTGTGTTGACGACGTAGATACCGCGCTCGGTGGCGGCGTCAACGTCGATGTTATCGACGCCAATGCCGTGGCGACCTATGACTTTGAGGCGCGGTGCCCGGTCCATTACGGGTCCGTCTATGATGCCCCGAGCGCGTGCGAGAATGCCATCTGCGTCTTTGACCGAGGCAATGATTTGATCGGGTTCAAATCCTTGTGCCCAGAGGATTTCGCAGTCGTTTTTGAGAAGGTGATCCTGTCCACAGGGATGTACGGGTTCAAAGAGCAGGATGTTGAATTTTGCCACAGTGCGTCCTTTCTATTGTTGTTTTTGCGAAAAATATAGTGTATATCCAGAGTGTGATTTTGTCAAGGTGTGAGGAATTTATTTTTTTAGATTCTGCCTTGCTTCGTTTTTGGGTTTTATATATATTTCCCTATCTATGAGGCGACCCCGTCGTTCAGTGGTTAGGACACCGGGTTTTCATCCCGGCAACGGGGGTTCGATTCCCCTCGGGGTCGCCATTAATGTGCGTGTATTATTCAAAGGGTCGTGACTTCACGACCCTTATTTTATTTGTGGATGAATGAGATATAAAGACTATATTGGGGAATGGTCTGTTTGTTGATCAATATTCCAAATAAAGAAAGGAGTTCTTTTGACAATTGCACCTCTTCTTTCACCTGATGCTTTTGAAGGTATTGAAGGCATGGCCCACCTGTGTACGGGGGGTGAATCCCCATGGCTCAAAAGTCAGGCTGAAGTATATGCCGATTTTGCCAGATTTAAGGGTGGATCGCACAAGGGCCGCGATAAAATTTACGACAGGGGAGAACGCTGTCGCAAGCGCATGGGGCAGCTCTGGAATGTGCCGGCCAATCGCATTGCGTTTATGCCTTCTGCTGCCGAGGGCATGGGCTGGTTTTCGCGGGGGTTGGACTGGCAACCAGGCGATAATGTCGTGACCAATAATCTCGAGTTTCCCTCTGTGGCGTATGCGTGGAAGCATCTGCGATCCAGGGGTGTTGAGGTTCGTCTGGTGCCGCATAAACAGTGGCGGGTGCGCGAAGAGGATCTCCTCGACGCTGTTGATTCCCGTACGCGCGTTCTCGCTGTCAGCCATGTGGGGTTTTATACGGGACAGTGTTTAAATTTGGCGCAACTCTCTGAAGGCGCGTGGAAAAAAGGCGCTTTATTCGCCGTTGATGCCACGCATTCTTCGGGTGTTTTGCGCGTGCCAGCGCATTTGACCGATCTTACGGTGAGTAGCAGTTACAAATGGCTTTTGGCAACGCACGGTACGGCGCCTTGTTTTTTGAGCGAACGCGTAGAAGAGCAGGTGGCTTCGACGTGTTTTGGCTGGCACAATCTCAAAGTGTGGCCCGAACAAACTGCCGAGCGCGATCCCGAAGTCGCCGAACAACCGATGCCGGAAAAACTCGAACCCGGGAATCCAGCTATGCAGGTGGTTATGCACCTGGATCACGCGCTGGGCGTGATTTTAGATATTGGTCCCGAGAAGATTGAGAATCACGCACGCGATTTGTCCGAACTGGTGTCCCAGGGACTTGCGAAGTTGGGCTATGAGGTTATTTCGCCCAATAACCGGGAAGCGCGGTCGGGCAATACCTGCTTTGCGTGTAATGATGGTCGCGAGATGGTCAATCGTCTCGAAGAGCGCAATGTTTTTTGCTGGGGCGAGTTTGGGCGGGTGCGCGTTTCCACGCATTTGTACAATGGTAGCGATGATGTGGCGCGATTGCTCGATGCGCTGAATGAAGTAATCCGCAGATGACGCAGATGGTCGCAGATATAAATGTAGGAGCGGGTTTCAAACCCGCCCGTTTTTAAGAAAGGATATTAGCTATGATGAAATTGGGTTGTATGTCTCTGAGTTACAAAGATCAGTTCACTGCTGGCGAAATCGATATGGCGGGGTTTATCGACAAGGCTTATGATTTGCGTCTGGATGGGATTGATATTCACACCCGCGCGTTTGAATCTGAAGACCCGGCGTACTTGCGGGATATTCGCATGCGCTGTCTCAGGCGCGGTCTGGTGATTTCGTATCTGGGCGTGAGCAATGATTTTGGCAGGCCCCAGGAAGAGTTGCAGGAGGTGATAGATAGTGTCAAGCACTGGGTCGATGTTGCAGAGTTTATGGGTGTGCCACTCGTGCGGATTTTTGCGGCGTGGAATCGCAATGACGAGCCTGAAGAACAGGTTTGGGATCGCATGATGCCCTGTATGGAGGAGGTCGCAGAATACGGACAACAAAAGGGCATTGTCCTGGGTTTGCACAACCACAATCACGGGTGTGTTACGCGCACGGGTAAAGATGTGCGCCGGATTCTCGAGACGGTCGATAATCCCCATTTGTCCCATATTCTCGATACGGGGCAATACGTCGGGTCGCCGGGGTCGAGTGGTCAGCGCGGGACTGAAGATCCGGCATTGGATTTCTACGGGAGTATTGCAGAGACAGCCCCTCTTGCCGTGCATGTCCGCGCAAAGGTCTATCGCATTTCTACGGGAGAAGAGGTCTGGCTGAATTATCCGCGCATTTTCGAGATTTTGAATGGGGTGAATTACAACGGCTGGGTATCAATCGTGTATGAGGGACAGGATGAAGAGGCAGAAGAGACAGCGGTTCCCAAAGCTGTGAATTATTTGCGGCAGTTCGTGCCGGGTGGGTGAAGGAGATGTCTGTGAGGTGCAGTCGAACTTTGAAGTCAAATAGAAAGGGCATTTAATGAGATGATCGAACAAAACGTCGCTCATTGCGTTTCGATGCCGCAATGACAACCGTCGTTACGTAGATTTAGCAGATTAGGGAATAGGGCGTAGTGATCAAAGAGAATGCAGACCTTGTAGTTGTCACTCCAATGGTGCTATTGACAACCCCTTAGAACTCGCAATGTTAAAAGAAAAACAATACCAGATATATCGGAATCGAATTGAAGTGCTTCGTAGCGATGCCCAGCGCGATGGTTTCGCTATGAACGAGGTGTCTGAAGCGGATTTCTGGTCATTTATCGAGTCAATATCCTTCGCGCAGAAAGCAGGGGTAGTGTTCTTGGATAATGGGAATCTGCGTGCTGTCTGGAAAGACGAGAATGGTAGCCACCTCGGGCTTCAGTTCCTCGGTAACCGATTGGTAGAGTATGTTATTTTTAAACGCCGTCAGGCTACCAAAGATATTTTGCGAGTAGCTGGTCAAGACACGATAGAAGGTATCAAGAAAAAGATTCGTGCTTTCGATCTCACAGCGTTGATGAATGTGTGATAATGAGAAAGTAAAGGAACTGGAGGACTGATGAATAGAGATGAAGTTCTGAATGTGCTCCGAGCACACAAGCCGATTCTTTTGCAACGCTTTGGCGTCAGAGAACTCGCCTTGTTTGGGTCCTTCGCCCGCGACCAGGCGACGGACACCAGCGATATTGATATTTTGGTGCGGTTTGACGCGCCGCTCAATTGGCAACGCTACTTTGGAGCCCAAGGCTATCTGGAAGACCTGCTTGGTCGGCGAGTGGATCTGGCAACTGACCAGGATCTGCGTGTCGAGATACGGCCCTACGTAGAACGTGAGGTGATTGATGTCTAATGCCGAGCAAGAAGCACGGGAGTGGCGCTTCTATGTGAACGATATGATAGAATTTGGCGAAAAGGTACTTTCCTATACCGAAGGAATGGATCAAGATGCGTTCATCTCGGATGGGCTCACTTATGACGCGACTCTGCGAAATATAGAACTGATCGGTGAGGCAGCAACCCACATTCCGAGTGAGGTGCGCGAGGCGTATCCAGAAATTCCCTGGCGCGCCATCGTAGGGGCACGCAACCGCCTGGCGCATGCGTATTTGGGTATTCGGGACGATGTCATCTGGACAATCATTCAAGACGCCGTTCCAAAACTACTACCCGCGTTGCGAAAACTATTAGACACAACAAGTAAGGATTCTGAATAGATGGCTAAACGAAGATCATCCAAAAAATCGGAGTTCCTGGATGACCTGCAGATGTAATGGTGGAAGTGGTGTAGAGGACTATCCATAGGCCATTTCGGGGTGTTTTCCGAGGACGCGCAGGAGGCGTTCGTCGGCGCCTTCGAGGACGTAATCTGGCATGTGATAGTTGA includes these proteins:
- a CDS encoding glutamine--tRNA ligase/YqeY domain fusion protein → MATTEDTPTDFIREIVREDVKNGKHKKIVTRFPPEPNGYLHIGHAKAFCLDFGLAEEFDGQCNLRFDDTNPDREDTEYVESIQEDLKWMGFDWGDGLYFASDYFDQLYNYAVELIQQGKAYVCDLSPQEIREYRGTVTEPGKNSPYRNRTVSENLDLFARMKNGELPDGACTLRAKADMASPNMNMRDPVMYRIKHTSHHRTGDKWCIYPMYDWAHGQSDAIEQVTHSLCSIEFAEHRPLYDWYIQQLEIFPSQQIEFARLNITYTLTSKRMLTQLVERGLVNGWEDPRMPTLSGMRRRGIPPQAIKNFIWRVGMNRRDTTAEIDLFEFYIREHLNKVAPRVMGVIDPLKVVIENYPEDEEETFEAMINPEDPDTGTRPVPFSRELYIEREDFMEDPPRKFYRLAPGREVRLRAACYITCQEAIKDDDGNVIELRCTWDPESRGGTTPDKRRVRSTLHWVSAKHALKAEVRLFDRLFMTENPTRTEDGQDFTDNLNPNSLEVRPVCYVEPSMKGAEVGSVVQFERLGYFCVDTDSSDEKLVLNRTITLRDTWARMRSGK
- a CDS encoding proline--tRNA ligase — translated: MRYSQLLTQTLREVPADAEAISHQLALRAGLIRPLASGIFSFLPLGLRVKRNIEQILREEMERADCFEISMPVVQPAEIWHESGRWNDVGQEMMRMKDRADRDMCLAMTHEEAVTDLARHMVQSYRQLPLSAFQLQTKFRDEPRSRGGLIRVREFTMKDGYSFHIDQASLDAYYPRMYEAYQRIFERAGLGDHVISVESDPGMMGGTEAHEFMYLNPGGEDTLLLCDACGYQANRQVATYKREAIEAGSEKPLQKVATPNCKTIEEVASFLNVPQSETAKAVFLIGTISGEEKFIFAVLRGDRELNETKLANVVKAQALRPATDEEITAVGAVPGYASPMAVKNAIVVVDEAIAKGTNFVSGANEEGYHYLNVNVGRDFDPDIVTDLIAVEKGMPCPVCETPLDSTRGIEVGNIFKLGTKYSDSMGAKVLDENGKMQPLFMGCYGIGVGRLLACIIEAHHDDHGIIWPISVAPFEVQIVVLTGRKPAGELEAAEKLYGQLKATGLDVLLDDRDERAGVKFNDADLIGIPIRLTVGSRGLANGQIEMKLRHENDRTDVPLDQVVEQVKCEIKKLKTNN
- a CDS encoding glycerophosphoryl diester phosphodiesterase, with amino-acid sequence MEERTQMILTGHRGAAALEPENTLLSMQKAIDLGVDQIELDVHLTRDQHLVVIHDTTVDRTTDGQGAVADFTLEEIKRLDAGKGERIPTLQEVIDLVREKVVLQIELKGPDTAEPVVRTVERNNIESEVLLTSFVHERLREARQLNPSLALGALWSNPPSDACEQAIDMGAVGIHILHPNIDAQLVQKAHAHGLLIRAWNPDTVEEIQRVIDLGVDAIGSNRPDLLIALGRPS
- a CDS encoding MBL fold metallo-hydrolase, with translation MRYIMLGSGAVRDNPNRGGPSQLLQIGNENWMFDCGRSACTNLARAGVNCEDIDRLFLTHLHFDHIVDVPYLVFVGWVKVRKKPLQIYGPVGTKHFISHVIRPPFEQDIQSRIGHGKDDSVLDPEVTEIGSKGKFLSTDDFQLSATFTDHGGIPTLVYRVDTRDHRVVITGDGNPDAEFPAFCQNADLLSIECSGTAEFLATQPWGSWHITPPEIAEIATAANVKRVIIKHLVIEDITGDLQAVHRMGDQIRQKYDGEVMVGEDGLIVEIG
- a CDS encoding hydroxyacid dehydrogenase, which produces MAKFNILLFEPVHPCGQDHLLKNDCEILWAQGFEPDQIIASVKDADGILARARGIIDGPVMDRAPRLKVIGRHGIGVDNIDVDAATERGIYVVNTPGAPVEAVAEYIAMSFIALPRKIGQADTATRSGDWALRDRVHAPELIGKTLGIIGFGRIGRRLAEICSLGFRMNVIYTDEYPPPPEEENRLNVRRVELDDLLSTSDYISLNVPLLDSTHHLINANTLARMQPHTIIANCSRGPVIDEQALVTALKNKQIGGAIIDVFESEPATPDNPLCELDNVLLSPHYSGHSAESIQKMAMVAADIVRVLNRQKPEFPVNGPL
- a CDS encoding aminotransferase class V-fold PLP-dependent enzyme, with product MTIAPLLSPDAFEGIEGMAHLCTGGESPWLKSQAEVYADFARFKGGSHKGRDKIYDRGERCRKRMGQLWNVPANRIAFMPSAAEGMGWFSRGLDWQPGDNVVTNNLEFPSVAYAWKHLRSRGVEVRLVPHKQWRVREEDLLDAVDSRTRVLAVSHVGFYTGQCLNLAQLSEGAWKKGALFAVDATHSSGVLRVPAHLTDLTVSSSYKWLLATHGTAPCFLSERVEEQVASTCFGWHNLKVWPEQTAERDPEVAEQPMPEKLEPGNPAMQVVMHLDHALGVILDIGPEKIENHARDLSELVSQGLAKLGYEVISPNNREARSGNTCFACNDGREMVNRLEERNVFCWGEFGRVRVSTHLYNGSDDVARLLDALNEVIRR
- a CDS encoding sugar phosphate isomerase/epimerase; translation: MMKLGCMSLSYKDQFTAGEIDMAGFIDKAYDLRLDGIDIHTRAFESEDPAYLRDIRMRCLRRGLVISYLGVSNDFGRPQEELQEVIDSVKHWVDVAEFMGVPLVRIFAAWNRNDEPEEQVWDRMMPCMEEVAEYGQQKGIVLGLHNHNHGCVTRTGKDVRRILETVDNPHLSHILDTGQYVGSPGSSGQRGTEDPALDFYGSIAETAPLAVHVRAKVYRISTGEEVWLNYPRIFEILNGVNYNGWVSIVYEGQDEEAEETAVPKAVNYLRQFVPGG
- a CDS encoding nucleotidyltransferase family protein; translation: MNRDEVLNVLRAHKPILLQRFGVRELALFGSFARDQATDTSDIDILVRFDAPLNWQRYFGAQGYLEDLLGRRVDLATDQDLRVEIRPYVEREVIDV
- a CDS encoding DUF86 domain-containing protein, which encodes MSNAEQEAREWRFYVNDMIEFGEKVLSYTEGMDQDAFISDGLTYDATLRNIELIGEAATHIPSEVREAYPEIPWRAIVGARNRLAHAYLGIRDDVIWTIIQDAVPKLLPALRKLLDTTSKDSE